Proteins from a single region of Lysinibacillus sp. JNUCC-52:
- the fliG gene encoding flagellar motor switch protein FliG encodes MSKKDKELTGKQKAALLLISLGPEVSASVYKHLTEEEIERLTLEISSVKKVEANVKEEIIEEFHNIALAQDYITQGGIGYAKTVLEKALGMEQAQTIINRLTSSLQVRPFDFARRADPAQIFNFIQNEHPQTIALILSYLEAGQAGVILSSLPQEVQADIAKRIAMMESTSPEVISEIESVLERKLSSTVTQDYTETGGIDAVVEVLNGVDRQTEKTILDALEIQDPELAEEIKKRMFVFEDIVTLDNRSIQRVIRDCENEDLLLSMKVSSEEVKDIIFRNMSQRMADTFKEEMEIMGPVRLRDVEEAQSRIVAVIRRLEDAGEIIIARGGGDDVIV; translated from the coding sequence GTGTCCAAGAAAGATAAGGAATTAACCGGAAAACAAAAGGCCGCTCTCTTGTTAATTTCACTAGGGCCTGAGGTTTCAGCTTCTGTCTATAAACATTTAACTGAGGAAGAAATCGAACGGTTAACGTTAGAAATTTCAAGTGTTAAAAAAGTAGAAGCAAATGTTAAAGAAGAAATTATTGAAGAATTCCACAATATTGCTCTTGCGCAAGATTATATTACACAAGGTGGTATTGGTTACGCGAAGACGGTTTTAGAAAAAGCATTAGGTATGGAGCAAGCACAAACAATTATTAATCGTTTGACTTCTTCGTTACAAGTGCGACCGTTCGATTTTGCACGTAGAGCAGATCCTGCTCAAATATTTAACTTTATTCAAAATGAACATCCACAAACAATTGCCCTTATTCTTTCTTATTTAGAAGCAGGGCAAGCGGGTGTTATTTTATCTTCATTACCGCAAGAAGTACAAGCGGATATTGCTAAACGTATTGCAATGATGGAATCAACTTCACCAGAAGTAATTAGTGAAATTGAATCTGTATTGGAACGCAAACTATCATCAACTGTTACGCAAGATTACACAGAAACTGGTGGTATTGATGCAGTCGTTGAAGTATTAAATGGTGTTGATCGACAAACAGAAAAAACGATTCTCGATGCGCTCGAAATTCAAGATCCAGAGCTTGCAGAAGAAATCAAAAAACGCATGTTTGTATTCGAAGATATCGTGACGCTCGACAATCGTTCAATTCAGCGTGTTATTCGTGATTGCGAAAACGAAGATTTACTTCTTTCAATGAAAGTTTCCAGCGAAGAAGTAAAAGATATTATCTTCCGAAATATGTCACAACGTATGGCCGATACTTTCAAAGAAGAGATGGAAATTATGGGACCTGTTCGCTTGCGTGACGTAGAAGAAGCTCAATCACGAATTGTCGCTGTTATTCGCCGCTTAGAAGATGCTGGTGAGATTATTATTGCACGTGGTGGAGGAGATGACGTCATTGTCTAG
- a CDS encoding MotE family protein, with protein sequence MAKRESRIKTELEVQQPTRKSGGFQKFFIWILIPIMFVVAVLLVVATLMDTNVFDLGKKAVSNLPFVESEEQQAKDAIVMDDSKVVGLQAEIQEKEAEIAQLQSKLDTTTNEKEKLLTEQERLLFEIEKLKREQDEVKRDFNDILSTFDKMSPKAAAPVLIKMSDAQALRILSSLKPDKLAAILEKMDPQDAAKYTEMMAKQ encoded by the coding sequence ATGGCGAAAAGAGAAAGCCGTATTAAAACTGAATTAGAAGTACAACAGCCAACACGTAAATCAGGAGGTTTCCAAAAGTTTTTCATATGGATATTGATACCTATTATGTTCGTGGTAGCGGTATTGCTAGTTGTGGCAACGTTAATGGATACGAACGTCTTTGATTTAGGAAAAAAGGCAGTAAGTAATTTACCTTTTGTTGAATCGGAAGAGCAGCAAGCAAAAGATGCCATTGTTATGGATGATTCCAAGGTAGTAGGCTTACAGGCAGAAATACAAGAAAAAGAAGCCGAAATAGCACAATTGCAAAGTAAGTTAGATACAACTACAAATGAAAAAGAAAAGTTACTGACGGAGCAAGAGCGATTACTCTTTGAAATTGAAAAATTAAAAAGAGAGCAAGATGAGGTCAAACGTGACTTTAATGATATTTTGTCTACTTTTGATAAGATGTCTCCGAAAGCGGCAGCGCCTGTACTTATAAAAATGAGTGATGCACAGGCACTTCGTATTTTATCAAGCTTAAAACCAGATAAGTTAGCGGCGATTTTAGAAAAAATGGATCCGCAAGATGCTGCAAAATATACAGAAATGATGGCGAAACAATAA
- the fliI gene encoding flagellar protein export ATPase FliI, whose amino-acid sequence MKTAQLIEQIPNIPTFKKFGRVTRVVGLMIESQGPDSSIGDVCKIHVETSKNGHQIILAEVVGFKDEIVVLMPFTSLREISIGCLVEGTGAPLEIKVGPELIGKVLDSMGNPIDGTLLPKGLMSVPTEQDPPNPLTRPPINERLEVGVKAIDGMLTVGNGQRVGIFAGSGVGKSTLLGMIARNTQADLNVIALVGERGREVREFIERDLGPEGLSRSIVVAATSDQPALMRIKGAFTATAIAEYFRNRGLNVMLMMDSVTRVAMAQREIGLATGEPPAQKGYTPSVFAILPKLLERTGTNEKGSITAFYTVLVDGDDMNEPIADTVRGILDGHIVLDRNLANKGQYPAINVLKSVSRLMNHVAEPEHKRAAERLRELYYTYDKSEDLINIGAYKRGTSKEIDEAIYYEPLITAYLKQGYLDKVTLEESKNELITLSNGGGR is encoded by the coding sequence ATGAAAACGGCTCAATTAATCGAACAAATTCCTAATATACCAACTTTTAAAAAGTTTGGTAGAGTAACGAGAGTTGTCGGCTTAATGATTGAGTCGCAAGGTCCTGATAGTTCCATCGGTGATGTATGTAAAATTCATGTTGAAACGTCGAAAAACGGACATCAAATCATTTTAGCAGAGGTTGTAGGGTTTAAAGATGAAATTGTAGTTCTAATGCCCTTCACCTCGCTCCGTGAAATATCAATTGGCTGTTTAGTGGAAGGAACAGGGGCACCTCTTGAAATCAAAGTCGGACCAGAGCTAATTGGTAAAGTACTTGATTCAATGGGGAATCCAATCGATGGTACTTTGTTACCGAAAGGATTAATGTCAGTACCGACTGAGCAAGATCCGCCTAACCCACTTACTCGTCCGCCGATAAATGAAAGACTTGAGGTTGGTGTAAAAGCAATTGATGGGATGCTAACTGTCGGCAATGGACAGCGTGTAGGTATTTTCGCGGGCTCTGGTGTCGGTAAAAGTACACTACTTGGTATGATTGCGCGTAATACACAAGCTGACTTAAATGTTATTGCATTAGTCGGAGAGCGTGGTCGTGAGGTACGTGAATTTATTGAACGTGATTTAGGACCTGAAGGTTTAAGCCGTTCCATTGTCGTCGCAGCGACCTCAGATCAACCTGCACTTATGCGTATTAAAGGAGCATTTACAGCAACAGCGATAGCAGAATACTTTAGAAATCGCGGCTTAAATGTGATGTTGATGATGGACTCCGTAACACGTGTTGCAATGGCTCAACGTGAAATCGGACTTGCAACAGGAGAACCACCTGCTCAGAAGGGTTATACACCTTCTGTATTTGCAATTTTACCAAAGTTATTAGAACGGACTGGGACAAATGAAAAAGGCTCAATTACAGCCTTTTATACAGTATTAGTTGATGGTGACGATATGAACGAGCCTATTGCTGATACTGTTCGCGGTATTTTAGATGGTCATATTGTACTTGATCGAAACCTTGCAAACAAAGGCCAATATCCAGCTATTAATGTGTTGAAAAGCGTCAGTCGTTTGATGAATCATGTGGCAGAGCCAGAGCACAAAAGGGCTGCTGAGCGTTTACGAGAACTCTATTATACTTATGACAAATCAGAGGATTTAATTAATATCGGAGCATATAAACGAGGCACTTCTAAAGAAATTGATGAAGCAATTTATTATGAACCGCTCATTACAGCTTATTTAAAGCAAGGATATTTAGATAAGGTGACGCTTGAGGAAAGTAAGAATGAGTTAATTACATTATCGAACGGTGGTGGCAGGTAG
- the fliH gene encoding flagellar assembly protein FliH: protein MSRIIRSVYTQSNGDNVKKIQIRDMFELPEMETDETSHHHMTMEDVFTERDRLLEEARAKIQAEREAFEQEKQMHFQEIEHLKQSWEEERPNRVQEAYDEGYGQGYEDGTNRATEAMAQSLQTANEIIVQAGENAKKYIDDQEAIILELGLTAAQRIIGTSLEQNDELFLSIVQRGLKEAREMKEIKIYVSPTYYGLITSNRDELAEMFPTDVPFMIFVDEDFEKETDCYIETNHGRIVVSIDEQLNELRIKLHEILESKE, encoded by the coding sequence TTGTCTAGAATCATCCGTTCTGTATATACACAGTCCAATGGCGATAATGTAAAGAAGATACAAATTCGTGATATGTTTGAATTACCCGAAATGGAGACAGATGAAACATCCCATCATCATATGACGATGGAAGATGTTTTTACAGAACGCGATCGATTGCTTGAAGAGGCAAGAGCCAAGATTCAGGCAGAACGGGAAGCTTTTGAACAAGAGAAGCAAATGCATTTTCAAGAAATTGAGCATTTGAAACAAAGCTGGGAAGAAGAACGCCCTAATCGCGTACAAGAAGCGTATGATGAAGGGTATGGTCAAGGTTATGAGGATGGTACAAATAGAGCCACTGAAGCAATGGCACAATCCCTTCAAACAGCGAATGAAATTATCGTGCAAGCAGGGGAAAATGCAAAAAAATATATCGATGACCAAGAAGCGATTATTTTGGAATTAGGCTTAACTGCTGCACAACGTATTATTGGGACTTCATTAGAGCAAAATGACGAACTGTTTTTATCAATAGTTCAAAGAGGGCTTAAAGAAGCGAGAGAGATGAAGGAAATAAAAATCTACGTTTCTCCTACATATTATGGTTTAATTACATCGAATCGCGATGAATTGGCTGAAATGTTCCCAACAGATGTACCATTTATGATTTTTGTAGATGAGGATTTTGAAAAAGAAACAGATTGTTATATAGAAACAAATCACGGTCGGATTGTTGTTAGTATTGACGAGCAATTAAATGAATTGAGAATAAAGCTACATGAAATATTAGAAAGTAAGGAATGA
- the fliJ gene encoding flagellar export protein FliJ, producing the protein MVSYMYRFEKVLTIREQEKNETEIAYKESVRSFEEVATKLYDLLKKKEDLIEFQQKRLVVGSSIEEIHHYARFIDSLEKTIADVQQKVVQARSKMNWHEEKLLEKNLEVRKFEKMRENDYKSFQQEQDRIESIFLDEISSLTYFKKEIR; encoded by the coding sequence ATGGTCAGTTATATGTATCGTTTTGAAAAGGTATTAACCATTCGAGAGCAAGAAAAAAACGAGACTGAAATTGCCTATAAGGAATCTGTTCGTTCTTTTGAAGAGGTTGCAACAAAGCTCTATGACTTGCTGAAAAAGAAAGAAGATTTAATAGAATTTCAGCAGAAACGTTTAGTTGTAGGGTCATCAATAGAGGAAATTCATCACTATGCTCGTTTTATTGATAGCCTTGAAAAAACAATTGCAGATGTGCAACAAAAGGTTGTGCAGGCACGTTCGAAAATGAATTGGCACGAAGAAAAACTATTAGAAAAAAACTTGGAAGTACGTAAATTTGAAAAAATGCGTGAAAATGATTATAAGTCTTTTCAACAAGAACAAGATCGCATTGAAAGCATATTTTTAGATGAAATTTCTTCACTTACGTATTTCAAGAAAGAAATCAGGTGA